Sequence from the Egibacter rhizosphaerae genome:
TACCGAGTCGACCGACGGGCGGTGCTCGTCGCGATCCTTGGCCGACGCGAGCAGCCGCGCGCCGAGCTCGGCGTCCTCGACCTCATCGCGCCCGCGCGGTGCGGTGCCGGCCAGCACGAGCGACCGGGCGCTGCGACCATCCCGCCCGATGAGCAGCTCCGGGGTCGCGCCGACCAGTCCGTCGATCGCGAACACGAAGCAGCTCGGGAAGCGGTCCGCGAGCCGCTGCAGCAGGAGGCGCGTGTCGAACGGCTCGCGCGCCCAGACCACCCGGTCCCGGGCGAGAACCACCTTGGTGAGTGGCTCGCCGCCGGCGTGGTCGCGTATCTCGGCGGTCGCGCGGGCGACCGCGTCGAGCCACGCGAGCTCGGACTGGGAGGCTCCCGCGTAGCGCACTCGGCCGTGCGGGCGCACCGGAGCCGGGCCGGGCAGCGCGGCGGAGGGGTCCTCCAAGCGCGGGTCGCCCGGCGGGCCGATCGCGGTGACCCAGCGCTGCCCGCCCCGGGACCCGACGACGGTGGCGGGGACGGAGAGCACCGAGGGGCCGTCGTCCTCGAACGCCCACGAGGTCGTCGCGACCAAACCGGTGCCCGGCCGGTCCAGTGGGTCGTCGACGGGTGTGTACGCGGCGAGCCCTGCCAGCGAATCGCGAGCGGCGTCGAACCGCCCGGGCCCGGTGCCGACCGGCAGCCGCGCGGCCTCCCCCCAGCCGACCATGCCCTCCTGCCCGTACAGCCAGGCCCACCCGTCGGGGCCGGGCAGGAAGTCGAGCAGCGCGCGGTCGTCGGACAAGGGCACCGTCCGGGCGCACAGTGCCGGTGGTGCCTCCTCGTTGCGCGCCTGGGCCGGTGCGCTCAACCCGTGTCCTCGGTGTCGCGCCCCGGGTCCTCGGTGTTGCCCCCCGTGTCGTGCTTGGTGTCCCGCCCGGTGACGGCGCGGGCCTCGGCGGCCTCGAGCAGGAGGCGACGGAAGTGGTGCGCCACGAGCGCGCTGCTCGCCGGCAGCATCCGTTGGAACGCGGCGACCAGCTGCTCGCCGGCCTCCTCGTCCGAACCCGCCGACCCCTGGATCGGGTCGCGCACGAACCGGACGAACAGCTCGACCGCCTCGTCCGCGATGACCCGCATCGCGTGATCGTGTCGGCGCGCCAGGCCGAGGAGCTCGTCGAGGGGGACCCCGGCCTCCATGAGCGCGAGGCCGGCGCGCAGCGCCTCGGCGTCACCGGCGGAATATCTCGTGGCGCCGTCGATCTCGC
This genomic interval carries:
- a CDS encoding isochorismate synthase → MSAPAQARNEEAPPALCARTVPLSDDRALLDFLPGPDGWAWLYGQEGMVGWGEAARLPVGTGPGRFDAARDSLAGLAAYTPVDDPLDRPGTGLVATTSWAFEDDGPSVLSVPATVVGSRGGQRWVTAIGPPGDPRLEDPSAALPGPAPVRPHGRVRYAGASQSELAWLDAVARATAEIRDHAGGEPLTKVVLARDRVVWAREPFDTRLLLQRLADRFPSCFVFAIDGLVGATPELLIGRDGRSARSLVLAGTAPRGRDEVEDAELGARLLASAKDRDEHRPSVDSVREAFDGIAEDLAVDPEPWLLRLANVQHLATDVRVHLREPAPDLLELAARLHPPAAVCGSPRDAARATIRRLEQLDRGRYAAPVGWVDPSGDGELGIALRCAEVDGARARLFAGAGIVAGSLPEAELEETRHKLRAMQSAIEG
- a CDS encoding MerR family transcriptional regulator — protein: MSGQHDDEDPADAALVRALSGPAPGEPDEATLSGEQLAEQTGVPEALLDALAREGLLAPREIDGATRYSAGDAEALRAGLALMEAGVPLDELLGLARRHDHAMRVIADEAVELFVRFVRDPIQGSAGSDEEAGEQLVAAFQRMLPASSALVAHHFRRLLLEAAEARAVTGRDTKHDTGGNTEDPGRDTEDTG